From one Staphylococcus kloosii genomic stretch:
- a CDS encoding aldo/keto reductase, whose product MDYNLLGNSGLAVSKYALGTIPFTGTNGFENAGGMSQQQANKMIDYALDQGINQFDTANLYSKGDSEIALGKAIRDKRHEMVISSKTGFQLTDNPNDGGASRINIERSVNESLQRLNTDYIDLYYTHLWDGQVPTMETIQTMNDLIQQGKIRYWGVSNYSGWALAKTHTLAVANNMAPPIAQQIYYTPEAREAEYELLPAGKELGVGNSIWSPLGEGLLTGKVSRTKSGDAGTRQGDGWPEPYIKNHELFYNLVDVLNDIAVQHNVSVAQVTLAWLRDRPNIDSLVLAARTQDQLQDNIASYNLQLTDNEIKTITELTNPEPIYPLWHRAMNSYDKASTSEKVYLEGYNNLMNNKDSML is encoded by the coding sequence ATGGATTATAATTTATTAGGTAATTCTGGATTAGCAGTATCTAAATATGCACTTGGTACGATACCTTTTACAGGTACGAATGGATTTGAAAACGCAGGTGGCATGTCACAACAACAAGCAAATAAGATGATTGATTATGCACTAGACCAAGGCATTAACCAATTTGACACGGCAAATTTATACTCTAAAGGAGATTCCGAGATTGCATTAGGTAAAGCAATTAGAGATAAACGTCACGAAATGGTTATTAGTAGTAAAACAGGTTTTCAATTGACTGATAATCCTAATGACGGTGGCGCAAGCAGAATTAATATCGAACGTTCAGTTAATGAATCACTTCAAAGATTAAACACTGACTATATTGATTTATATTACACACATTTATGGGATGGCCAAGTGCCAACGATGGAAACCATTCAGACCATGAACGATTTAATTCAACAAGGTAAGATTCGTTATTGGGGTGTTTCCAATTATAGTGGTTGGGCTTTAGCTAAAACACATACGCTTGCCGTCGCTAACAATATGGCACCACCTATTGCACAACAAATTTACTATACACCTGAAGCACGTGAAGCTGAATACGAATTATTACCTGCCGGCAAAGAACTTGGCGTTGGTAATAGTATATGGTCTCCATTAGGTGAAGGACTATTAACTGGTAAAGTTTCAAGAACGAAATCAGGCGATGCTGGTACACGCCAAGGTGACGGCTGGCCAGAACCTTATATTAAAAATCACGAATTATTTTATAATTTAGTAGATGTGCTTAATGACATTGCAGTACAGCACAACGTTTCAGTTGCCCAAGTAACATTAGCATGGCTAAGAGACAGACCAAATATAGACTCACTCGTACTTGCAGCAAGAACCCAAGATCAATTACAAGATAATATCGCTTCTTACAACCTACAACTTACAGATAATGAAATTAAAACAATTACCGAGTTAACAAACCCAGAACCTATATATCCGTTATGGCATAGAGCAATGAACTCCTACGACAAAGCTTCAACTTCAGAAAAAGTTTACCTTGAAGGTTACAATAACCTAATGAACAATAAAGATTCTATGCTTTAA
- a CDS encoding MDR family MFS transporter, whose amino-acid sequence MSETEKFDLKKNIPLFIVLLSGAFITILNQTLLGTALPPIMKDLHLDNSTVQWLQSIFMLVNGIMIPVTAFLIERFTSRQLFLSAMGVFTVGTLICAFGPDFFTLLIGRILQAAGAGIMMPLMQTILFLLFPEGKRGTAMGLFGLVIAFAPAIGPTLSGILVEYFTWRSVFYVILPIAVINIITAYILLKNVTELTYPKLDKLSVVLSTIGFGGILYGFSTVSQAGFTSWHVIVSLIVGIIALVIFIKRQLNLKEPMLEFRVFSYNIYTIGTVLGMFVFAVMIATNIILPLYMQNMLHLTPLQSGLVLLPGAIVMGLFNPITGYLFDKFGGKWLARGGLLLLALSTLPFTFLTSHTSITYLTIMNTIRMISIAMVMMPMTTLAINQLPQHLISHGTAMNNTFRQMAGALGTALFITVMSLAVDPTKGQEGIVHGVNISFIVATCVTIIGFLLSFKLKETKKQR is encoded by the coding sequence TTGTCTGAAACAGAAAAGTTTGATTTAAAGAAAAATATACCGTTATTTATTGTCTTATTATCAGGGGCATTTATAACAATATTAAACCAAACTTTATTAGGAACGGCGTTACCACCTATAATGAAAGATTTACATCTGGACAATAGTACCGTTCAATGGTTGCAATCAATCTTTATGCTAGTCAATGGTATTATGATTCCAGTTACCGCATTTTTAATTGAACGTTTTACATCTCGTCAATTATTCCTATCTGCAATGGGCGTCTTTACTGTTGGTACTTTGATTTGTGCCTTTGGACCAGATTTCTTCACATTATTAATAGGTAGAATTCTTCAAGCCGCTGGTGCGGGTATTATGATGCCACTTATGCAAACAATATTATTTTTACTTTTCCCTGAAGGAAAACGTGGTACTGCAATGGGACTATTTGGTTTAGTGATTGCATTTGCTCCAGCAATCGGGCCAACGTTATCAGGAATTTTAGTCGAATACTTCACATGGAGAAGTGTCTTCTACGTTATCCTGCCAATCGCAGTCATTAATATTATTACTGCATATATTTTATTGAAAAACGTTACAGAATTAACGTATCCTAAACTTGATAAACTATCTGTCGTATTATCTACGATTGGTTTTGGTGGTATATTATATGGCTTTAGTACGGTGAGTCAAGCTGGATTTACGAGCTGGCACGTTATTGTTTCTCTAATCGTTGGTATTATTGCATTAGTCATATTTATTAAACGTCAATTAAATCTAAAAGAGCCTATGCTCGAGTTTAGAGTATTTTCATATAACATTTATACAATAGGTACTGTGCTAGGGATGTTTGTATTTGCGGTTATGATTGCGACTAACATTATATTACCGTTATATATGCAAAACATGTTGCATTTAACGCCATTACAATCTGGTTTAGTATTATTACCAGGTGCAATTGTTATGGGTCTCTTTAACCCGATTACCGGATATTTATTCGATAAATTTGGTGGTAAATGGTTGGCTCGTGGCGGTTTATTATTGCTAGCCTTATCGACGTTGCCATTTACGTTCTTGACGTCGCATACAAGTATCACATATCTAACTATAATGAATACGATTAGAATGATTTCAATTGCGATGGTTATGATGCCTATGACGACGTTAGCGATTAACCAATTACCGCAACACTTAATTTCGCATGGTACGGCGATGAACAATACTTTTAGACAAATGGCAGGTGCTCTAGGTACGGCATTATTTATAACGGTTATGTCATTAGCTGTCGACCCAACAAAAGGGCAAGAAGGTATCGTGCATGGTGTTAATATTTCATTTATCGTTGCTACATGTGTAACTATTATTGGTTTCTTATTATCATTTAAACTAAAAGAAACTAAGAAACAGCGATAA
- a CDS encoding FusB/FusC family EF-G-binding protein, whose amino-acid sequence METKIYPYQFNYIKNNVARLLNVYNSVNDQRTVAAIQQTTKEDILQSFPNGDETITQAVESLMNVQLSSLQAEKILDTFSTYVTPFKHPSNKQVEKVFKKVKKLKTPLISDEVLKESTYVGWNEISSGRKYIIYYDEHDKLTGFYGDISNQTVKGFCSICNKESNVALFMRKTHSSSDGRYTKKGDYICFDSTRCNRQITDLTHFYKFLDKIKS is encoded by the coding sequence ATGGAAACTAAAATATATCCATATCAATTTAACTATATAAAAAACAATGTAGCACGTTTGTTAAACGTCTATAATTCTGTGAATGACCAACGTACTGTTGCCGCTATCCAACAAACGACAAAGGAAGATATTTTACAATCTTTCCCTAATGGTGACGAGACAATAACACAAGCCGTTGAGAGCTTAATGAACGTTCAGTTATCTAGCCTACAAGCCGAAAAAATATTAGATACTTTCAGTACTTACGTTACACCGTTTAAACACCCTAGTAATAAGCAAGTAGAAAAAGTGTTTAAAAAGGTTAAGAAATTAAAGACACCATTGATTAGTGATGAAGTATTAAAGGAAAGTACTTATGTAGGATGGAATGAAATATCTTCAGGACGCAAATATATTATTTATTATGACGAACATGATAAATTAACTGGATTTTATGGCGATATTTCAAATCAAACAGTAAAAGGTTTTTGTTCGATTTGTAACAAAGAATCTAATGTCGCATTATTTATGCGCAAAACACATTCATCAAGTGATGGACGCTATACTAAAAAAGGCGATTACATTTGTTTCGATAGCACACGTTGTAATCGTCAAATTACAGATTTGACTCATTTTTATAAGTTTTTAGACAAAATTAAATCTTAA
- a CDS encoding LysR family transcriptional regulator — MNFEQLSYVKKIYETESIIYAAEAMHISQSAMSQSIANLETELGYKLFNRSRKGTLPTQDGKHLIPYIIEILEAQHHLLDEVDAMKAHINGSLTIATIPTLFNKVVPKALSKFNKDYPHINVKIFESDKDEIARLVQQNEVDIGLIGIRDNESIDDGLQLHSLNKSSGFKLIVPKKSKLALKEEVNLEEIQQYPFVLYDRSFYQNNLKAFEDENGPLKIVFRTNNPSVLIRTVSEGLGISIVSNLIIEDDPFIMNGSIETVPIGKPFDYYIYFTAITKGPDNNNAAINKFISYLRS; from the coding sequence ATGAATTTTGAACAATTGAGTTATGTTAAAAAGATATATGAAACTGAATCGATTATTTATGCGGCAGAAGCAATGCATATAAGTCAATCTGCGATGAGCCAATCTATTGCTAACTTAGAAACAGAATTAGGTTATAAACTATTTAATAGGTCGCGAAAGGGGACTTTACCTACTCAAGACGGTAAACATTTAATCCCATATATTATTGAAATTTTAGAAGCGCAACATCATTTATTAGACGAAGTAGATGCTATGAAGGCTCATATTAATGGTTCTCTTACTATAGCGACAATTCCTACCTTATTTAACAAAGTTGTCCCAAAAGCCTTGTCTAAGTTTAATAAAGACTATCCGCATATTAATGTGAAAATTTTTGAAAGTGATAAAGATGAAATTGCACGTTTAGTACAACAAAATGAAGTAGATATAGGATTGATAGGTATAAGAGATAACGAATCTATTGATGACGGCTTACAATTACATTCTTTAAATAAGTCGAGTGGATTTAAATTAATTGTCCCGAAAAAATCAAAGTTAGCGCTTAAAGAAGAAGTGAATTTAGAGGAGATTCAACAATATCCATTTGTATTATATGATCGTAGCTTTTATCAAAATAATTTGAAGGCGTTCGAGGATGAAAATGGACCATTAAAAATAGTATTTCGAACGAATAACCCAAGTGTATTAATTAGAACAGTATCGGAAGGCTTAGGGATTAGCATTGTTTCTAATCTGATTATTGAGGATGATCCATTTATTATGAATGGTTCTATTGAAACTGTGCCAATAGGGAAGCCATTTGATTATTATATTTATTTTACGGCAATTACTAAAGGACCAGATAATAACAATGCAGCAATTAATAAATTCATCTCATATTTGCGAAGTTAG
- a CDS encoding MFS transporter — protein sequence MYDKLWTKDFIFITIVNFLMYLIHYTLIVTITEFTIDKYHASESMGGLAAGIFIIGMLFGRLVSGRIIDSLQPKKVLLGGIIFSIITVALYFAINSIAILMLVRLLHGLAFGFASTATGTISSRIIPEERKGEGIGYYALSVTTASAFGPFFGILINQHLGFQSNFLVCLVVIIVAFLFAIMIKKLPQINVSQDIEDASNKGLSAYIQKEALPISTVIILVGVAYSSILSFLTVYTAHINLATASSFFFIVYAVSTFVTRPFTGKIYDEYGENKIMYPVLISFIVGLVLLGLTHGSVLLLISAIFIGIGYGTIIPSAQAIAIQQSPKDKVGLATSTFYMFTDFGAGIGPFILGILIPFVGYRYLYILMGVLVIIALIGYYFLHGKTAKNNREY from the coding sequence ATGTACGATAAACTCTGGACTAAGGATTTTATCTTCATAACTATAGTTAACTTTTTAATGTATCTTATTCATTACACATTAATAGTTACAATTACAGAATTTACTATAGATAAATATCATGCATCTGAGAGTATGGGCGGTCTTGCCGCAGGTATATTTATTATCGGTATGCTATTTGGGCGTCTCGTTTCTGGACGAATAATCGATAGTTTACAGCCTAAAAAAGTATTACTTGGTGGCATTATATTTTCTATTATTACAGTAGCACTATATTTTGCTATTAATAGCATTGCTATATTAATGCTCGTACGTCTACTACATGGTTTAGCATTTGGTTTTGCTTCAACCGCCACTGGTACAATTTCTTCAAGAATAATACCAGAAGAGCGTAAAGGTGAAGGTATCGGCTATTATGCATTAAGTGTTACTACTGCTTCAGCGTTTGGACCATTTTTTGGTATACTAATCAACCAACATTTAGGTTTCCAATCTAATTTCTTAGTATGCTTAGTAGTTATTATTGTGGCATTTCTATTTGCTATTATGATTAAAAAACTACCTCAAATTAATGTAAGTCAAGATATTGAGGATGCATCTAATAAAGGACTAAGTGCATATATTCAAAAAGAAGCATTGCCTATATCAACAGTGATTATTTTAGTAGGTGTAGCATATTCTAGTATATTATCGTTCTTAACTGTTTATACCGCACATATTAATTTAGCAACGGCTTCAAGTTTCTTTTTCATCGTCTATGCGGTAAGTACATTTGTAACAAGACCATTTACCGGAAAAATTTATGATGAATATGGTGAAAATAAAATTATGTACCCTGTGCTTATCAGCTTTATTGTCGGACTCGTATTGTTAGGTTTAACACACGGTAGTGTATTATTGCTTATTTCAGCAATATTTATTGGTATAGGGTATGGAACTATTATTCCAAGTGCACAAGCAATTGCCATACAACAATCGCCAAAAGATAAAGTTGGCTTAGCAACTTCTACGTTCTATATGTTTACAGATTTTGGTGCCGGCATTGGTCCATTCATATTAGGTATCCTTATCCCGTTTGTGGGCTATCGTTATCTATATATACTTATGGGCGTATTAGTAATTATCGCGCTTATAGGTTACTACTTCTTACATGGTAAAACTGCTAAAAATAACCGTGAATATTAA
- a CDS encoding SRPBCC domain-containing protein — protein sequence MEVSYNKSNEGVSQTITTQINDRVATVFHYLSTTEGIQQWFPQLVIEERKPQGKMQFVMDEATANQTMTITDFVEDKVIGFTWDIGNVKFDLQQQDNQTRLTFTEYLPFEFPHIVLDFTGWQFQIDNVTQLIESGATLDQQQMDFEGRQQQVAAALNLEQ from the coding sequence ATGGAAGTCAGTTATAATAAAAGTAACGAGGGCGTAAGCCAAACAATCACTACACAAATCAATGACCGTGTTGCAACTGTTTTTCATTATTTAAGTACAACGGAAGGCATACAACAATGGTTTCCACAGTTAGTGATTGAAGAGCGTAAACCTCAGGGTAAAATGCAATTTGTCATGGATGAAGCAACAGCAAACCAAACGATGACGATAACTGATTTTGTTGAAGATAAGGTTATCGGGTTCACATGGGATATTGGTAACGTAAAGTTTGATTTGCAGCAACAAGATAATCAAACAAGGTTAACGTTTACGGAATATTTGCCGTTTGAGTTTCCACACATCGTGTTAGACTTTACTGGATGGCAGTTCCAAATTGACAATGTCACGCAACTTATTGAAAGTGGCGCAACACTAGATCAACAGCAAATGGATTTTGAAGGTAGACAACAACAAGTGGCGGCTGCGTTAAATCTTGAACAATAA
- a CDS encoding amino acid permease → MSNQLSRELSNRHIQLIAIGGAIGTGLFLGAGQSISLTGPSILLTYIIVGFVLFMFMRAMGEMLVANTEYKTFADIAHDQSGPLAGFLTGWTYWLTWITSGMAEITAVAKYVEYWLPDIPNWITSLSCILILMILNLTSTKVFGELEFWFSIIKVVTIIALIVVGIIMMVFAFHTHYGYTGLDNIYKHDGIFPHGASGFLMSFQMVVFSFTGIEIVGITAGETKNPENTIPKAINNVPIRILIFYVGALAVIMSIIPWNHISPDDSPFVSLFALIGIPFAGGIINFVVLTAASSSCNSGIFANSRILFGLADKKQVHTLLLLKNKQGVPFVAILVTCLLLGVTVILNYFIPNATQVFFYVTSLSTVLLIINWMFIMHAYVKYTKNQPEEHKKNSFKLPGGKLMAYFVQVFFIFVLIILTVTPDTRSGVLLTPIWFIFLILVYYKMKNQSVKEALANKLSND, encoded by the coding sequence ATGTCCAATCAATTAAGCAGAGAGTTAAGTAATAGACATATTCAGCTTATTGCCATTGGTGGCGCAATAGGGACAGGTCTATTTTTAGGTGCCGGTCAATCGATTAGTTTAACCGGTCCGTCTATTTTACTAACGTATATTATTGTTGGTTTTGTACTATTTATGTTTATGAGAGCAATGGGTGAGATGCTTGTAGCAAATACCGAATACAAAACATTCGCAGATATTGCTCACGATCAATCAGGGCCATTGGCTGGATTTCTAACAGGATGGACTTATTGGTTAACTTGGATTACTTCAGGTATGGCTGAAATTACAGCCGTAGCTAAATACGTAGAGTATTGGTTGCCAGATATACCAAACTGGATAACATCACTCTCATGTATTTTGATATTAATGATTTTAAATTTAACGAGTACGAAAGTTTTTGGTGAATTGGAATTTTGGTTCTCAATTATAAAAGTTGTAACAATTATTGCCTTAATCGTAGTGGGTATTATTATGATGGTCTTTGCATTTCATACACATTATGGTTATACGGGCTTAGATAATATATATAAACATGATGGTATTTTCCCACATGGCGCATCCGGATTTTTAATGTCATTCCAAATGGTTGTATTTTCATTCACTGGTATTGAAATCGTAGGTATTACTGCTGGTGAAACTAAAAATCCAGAAAATACAATTCCTAAAGCGATTAATAACGTGCCAATCAGAATACTTATATTCTATGTTGGTGCATTGGCAGTTATTATGTCTATTATTCCTTGGAATCATATTAGTCCAGATGATAGTCCATTTGTAAGTTTATTTGCCTTAATTGGTATCCCATTCGCAGGAGGCATAATTAACTTCGTAGTGCTTACTGCAGCATCGTCTTCTTGTAACAGTGGTATATTTGCTAATAGTAGAATACTTTTTGGACTAGCAGATAAAAAACAAGTGCATACATTATTGTTATTAAAAAATAAACAAGGTGTACCTTTCGTAGCCATTTTAGTGACATGTTTATTATTAGGCGTAACTGTTATATTAAATTATTTTATTCCTAATGCGACGCAAGTCTTTTTCTATGTAACGTCATTATCAACAGTGTTATTAATTATTAACTGGATGTTTATCATGCATGCTTATGTTAAATACACTAAGAACCAACCAGAAGAGCATAAGAAAAATAGCTTTAAATTACCTGGTGGTAAGCTAATGGCTTATTTCGTTCAAGTATTCTTTATTTTCGTACTAATTATTTTAACTGTTACACCTGATACAAGAAGTGGTGTACTATTAACACCAATATGGTTTATTTTCTTAATTTTGGTGTATTATAAAATGAAGAATCAATCTGTTAAAGAGGCGTTAGCGAATAAATTATCGAATGATTAA
- a CDS encoding agmatinase family protein, with protein sequence MKDNIYGNTPCFLDSKNLSKSQDLDTDVIVYGVPFEGESTWGDYTGVELGPKQIRVCSARYSQYLPELNHIDVSEHLSMGDVGDVPFVAHDNKQSYENIENFAYNLWQQDKFLVGFGGEHGVTYPILKALTKTNKRVGIIHLDAHYDNMPDYDGELYARNTPFMRLYETEGIRNESIIHTGIHGPRNKPETGKYAEEAGAITLTINDIRSSTNLTQLARDIYAQASKDVDVVYLTICSDVLDFAFNPGGPVDGNGVTSYELLTLIHEFGKLGLCGMDYVEVYPMQDANQNSAHFVSTAVLYVLAGHAKYLGKA encoded by the coding sequence ATGAAAGATAATATTTATGGAAATACACCATGTTTTTTAGATAGTAAGAATTTATCAAAGTCACAAGATTTAGATACTGACGTTATTGTGTATGGTGTGCCTTTTGAAGGTGAAAGTACTTGGGGTGACTATACAGGCGTTGAACTAGGACCTAAACAAATTCGTGTATGTTCTGCACGTTATAGTCAATATTTACCTGAGCTAAACCATATAGATGTAAGCGAACATTTATCTATGGGTGATGTTGGTGATGTTCCTTTCGTCGCGCATGATAACAAGCAAAGTTATGAGAATATTGAGAATTTTGCATATAATTTATGGCAACAAGATAAATTTTTAGTGGGCTTTGGTGGTGAACATGGCGTTACCTACCCTATTCTCAAAGCACTAACTAAAACAAATAAACGTGTAGGTATTATTCATTTAGATGCACATTATGATAATATGCCTGACTATGATGGTGAACTTTATGCACGTAATACACCATTTATGCGCTTATATGAAACCGAGGGTATCAGAAATGAAAGCATTATACATACAGGTATTCATGGTCCACGTAATAAACCTGAAACTGGTAAATATGCTGAAGAAGCGGGTGCTATCACTTTAACAATTAACGACATTAGATCATCTACAAACTTAACACAATTAGCACGTGATATTTATGCACAAGCAAGTAAAGATGTAGATGTCGTCTATTTAACAATTTGTAGTGACGTTCTTGATTTTGCTTTTAATCCAGGTGGTCCAGTGGACGGCAATGGCGTTACATCTTACGAATTACTAACATTAATACATGAATTTGGTAAATTAGGTCTTTGTGGAATGGATTATGTTGAGGTATATCCAATGCAAGACGCCAACCAAAATTCTGCTCATTTTGTCTCTACTGCTGTACTATACGTACTTGCAGGCCACGCGAAATACTTAGGCAAAGCCTAA
- a CDS encoding Nramp family divalent metal transporter, whose translation MVVFKNFSKVFKSIGPGMIITASFIGPGTVTTMTQGGAGFGYSLLWAVVFSIIATIVLQEMIIRLSLVTREGLGEAVQELFAHKIGKFILVWFTLIAVTLGCAAYISGDLLGTSLGAAYLLHLPSHAVAPVIGIIILLIGLFGNYRFLERIMIVLMVIMGIIFITTMIVIKPDITGVLKGIFVPTIPNGSIITVIALIGTTVVPYNFFIHSTAVHERFKDLSELKFARWDTIISIAVGGIISVAILISAATLIKGKEVSSIIQLADPLKPIFGEFAPFIISIGLFAAGLSSAIASPTGAAATISSLLGWEKGMKSKKYKTVFAAIILIGIITSGLGFEPIQVLLVAQALNGIILPIVAILIFIVINKKQLMGKYANNIWLNILGFIVVLIVSFLGVYSLIDAVTSIF comes from the coding sequence ATGGTTGTGTTTAAGAACTTTAGTAAAGTATTTAAATCAATTGGACCAGGAATGATTATTACCGCTTCATTTATTGGTCCAGGTACTGTTACTACAATGACCCAAGGGGGCGCAGGCTTTGGTTATAGCTTGTTGTGGGCAGTAGTGTTCTCTATTATTGCAACAATCGTCTTACAAGAAATGATTATTCGCCTATCCTTAGTAACGAGAGAAGGATTAGGAGAAGCCGTGCAAGAATTATTTGCACATAAAATAGGCAAATTTATTTTAGTTTGGTTTACATTAATCGCAGTGACTTTAGGGTGTGCCGCATACATAAGTGGTGACTTGCTAGGTACCTCTCTGGGTGCTGCATATTTATTACATTTACCTTCACATGCAGTAGCTCCTGTGATTGGTATTATTATTTTATTAATCGGTCTATTTGGAAATTATCGCTTTTTAGAAAGAATAATGATTGTACTAATGGTTATTATGGGGATTATTTTCATAACGACTATGATTGTAATTAAACCTGACATAACAGGTGTCTTGAAAGGTATTTTTGTACCAACGATACCGAATGGATCAATTATTACTGTTATTGCATTAATTGGTACAACGGTAGTACCTTATAATTTCTTTATTCACTCTACTGCCGTACATGAACGTTTTAAAGACCTTAGCGAATTAAAATTTGCACGTTGGGATACTATTATTTCAATTGCTGTGGGTGGTATTATTTCAGTGGCAATTTTGATTTCGGCCGCTACGTTAATTAAAGGTAAAGAGGTATCAAGCATTATCCAACTTGCCGATCCCTTAAAACCAATTTTCGGAGAATTTGCACCATTCATTATTAGTATAGGGCTATTTGCAGCCGGACTATCATCTGCCATTGCTTCACCTACTGGGGCTGCTGCTACAATTAGTAGCTTACTCGGTTGGGAAAAAGGTATGAAAAGCAAAAAATACAAAACCGTATTTGCAGCTATCATACTTATCGGTATTATCACGTCAGGATTAGGCTTCGAACCAATCCAAGTCCTACTCGTTGCTCAAGCATTGAATGGTATTATCCTACCGATCGTAGCAATCCTAATCTTTATCGTTATTAACAAAAAACAACTTATGGGCAAATACGCCAATAACATATGGCTAAATATTTTAGGTTTTATAGTTGTACTTATCGTGTCATTTTTAGGCGTTTATAGCTTGATTGATGCAGTTACGAGTATTTTTTAA
- a CDS encoding uberolysin/carnocyclin family circular bacteriocin: protein MAAVNVAAIVGLIGAVTGAGVIGAGILFTAKRLIKRFGKKYAASW from the coding sequence ATCGCTGCTGTTAATGTAGCAGCAATTGTTGGTTTAATTGGTGCAGTTACAGGTGCTGGTGTTATTGGAGCAGGTATATTGTTTACTGCAAAAAGACTTATTAAAAGGTTTGGTAAAAAATACGCTGCATCTTGGTAA
- a CDS encoding ATP-binding cassette domain-containing protein has protein sequence MVEIKCDKCKKIYNNNTILSDFTYDFVDNVYFLKGRNGSGKSTLLRLLTGIEKPTSGKVKNNAKNILFLTNEGIGQNFLTIQENIELTFSIHQLKLDKDINYNISKLYDKAQLDTLYENASLGMTLKIGCTLLFKTHYWDLIIIDETFSNIDRESQKILLDQINILAQQGNICVIITSHNDIMEDYQGSYKIINL, from the coding sequence ATGGTTGAAATTAAATGTGATAAATGTAAAAAGATATATAATAATAATACTATATTAAGTGATTTTACTTATGACTTTGTAGATAATGTGTATTTTTTAAAAGGAAGAAATGGTAGTGGGAAAAGTACTTTATTACGCTTATTAACAGGAATAGAAAAACCTACTTCTGGTAAAGTTAAAAACAATGCTAAAAATATTTTATTTCTTACAAATGAAGGAATCGGACAAAATTTTTTAACTATTCAGGAAAATATAGAACTAACTTTTTCCATACATCAACTTAAATTGGATAAAGATATCAATTACAATATCTCTAAATTATATGACAAAGCACAATTAGATACTTTATATGAAAATGCTTCTTTAGGAATGACTTTAAAAATCGGTTGCACATTACTTTTCAAAACACATTATTGGGATTTAATAATAATTGATGAAACATTTTCTAATATAGATAGAGAGAGTCAAAAGATTCTACTAGATCAAATTAATATTTTGGCTCAGCAAGGTAATATATGCGTAATAATCACTTCTCATAATGATATTATGGAAGATTATCAAGGATCATATAAAATAATAAACTTATAG
- a CDS encoding MFS transporter has product MIAHGVIFFTIGISNNEFFFLLLALLFGIISVPAMIFSKTYIQENIPEQNQGEIFSLFYSFSTAGYPLGLALSGFIVNVISVKFTIVILSIILIIAVALSIIIRGVYANIKQSN; this is encoded by the coding sequence ATTATAGCGCATGGAGTAATATTTTTTACTATAGGTATATCTAATAATGAATTTTTCTTTCTTTTGTTAGCATTATTATTTGGTATTATTTCTGTTCCAGCAATGATATTTTCTAAGACTTATATACAAGAAAATATACCTGAGCAAAATCAAGGGGAAATATTTTCATTATTTTATTCTTTTAGTACAGCTGGATATCCTTTAGGACTTGCTTTATCAGGCTTTATAGTTAATGTAATAAGCGTTAAGTTTACTATCGTTATTTTATCAATAATTTTAATAATAGCTGTTGCTCTTTCGATTATAATCAGAGGTGTTTATGCAAATATCAAACAATCAAATTAA
- a CDS encoding type I toxin-antitoxin system Fst family toxin: protein MDFLFVMIIAPVITGCIVAWFTYWLNHRNK from the coding sequence ATGGACTTTTTATTCGTAATGATTATTGCACCTGTGATAACTGGATGTATTGTAGCTTGGTTTACTTACTGGTTAAACCATCGCAATAAATAG